GGACCGGATGCCGCGCGTCAGGCGGGTCATCTATTACGATCCCAAGGGCCTGAAAAACTATCGCGACGACCTGCTGCTGTCGTTTACTGCGGTTCAGGAGATGGGCGGCCGCTTCGGCGAGGAGCATCCGGGTTACTTTGAGGCGGCCCTGGAAGAAGGGCGCGGGGAGGACGTGGCCATTATCGCCTATACGTCCGGCACGACCGGGGCGCCCAAGGGAGCGGTACTCACCCACGCCAATCTCCTGAATATGGCCAGGAGCCTCTTGTCGATAGACCCCCGGACGGACCGGGACGAGTTCCTTTCCTTCCTTCCGCTGGCCTGGCTCGGGGAGCAGATGATGTCGATTTCCGCCGGGCTGTGGTCGGGAATGACGGTGAACTTCCCCGAAGAGCCGGAGACGGTACAACAGAACCTTAAGGAAATCGGCCCTCACGTGGTCTTCTCCCCTCCGCGGATCTGGGAGGATATGGTCTCGCGCGTGCAGGTTAAGATCAAGGATGCGAGCCGGCTGAAGCGCACCGCCTATCGCGTTATGATGCCGGTCGGCTATCGGATGGCGGACTGCCGCTTCACGGGGCGGCGGCCCTCAATTCTCTTGCGTTTCCTCTATTTCTGGGCCGATCTCGTTCTCTTTTCGGGCATCAAGGACCACCTGGGACTGACACGCCTTAAGCATGCTTACACGGGCGGGGCGGCTCTCGGTCCGGATGTCTTCAGGTTCTTTCACGCCCTGGGCGTCAACCTGAAACAAATCTACGGGCAGACGGAGATCGCGGGCATTTCGGTTACCCACCGGGACGGGGCCATCAAATTCCACACCGTGGGCGTGCCGATCCCCGGGACCGAGGTGCGGATCAGCGAGGAAGGTGAAATCATTTCCCGCAGTCCGAGCGTCTTTCTAGGGTACTACAAGGACGAGGCGGCGACCGCGGCGGCCCTCAAAGACGGATGGCTGCATTCCGGAGATGCGGGTTACCTGGACGAGGACGGGCACCTGGTGGTCATCGACCGCCTGAAGGACGTCATGCGCCTCTCTGACGGCAGCGCCTTCTCGCCCCAGTTTATCGAGAACAAGCTCAAGTTCTCGCCGTACATTAAAGAGGCGGTTGCCCTGGGCCGCGATCGGCCTTTTGTGGCGGCGATGTTGAACATCGATATGGGCAACGTGGGCAAATGGGCGGAAGACCGTCAGATCCCCTACACCACCTACATCGATCTGGCGACGAAAGCCGAGGTCCGGGATCTGCTGGCCGGGGAAGTGGCGCGGGTCAATCACGACCTGCCTCCCGCCGGGAGGGTAAGACGGTTCGTCATCCTGCACAAAGAGCTGGACGCCGACGACGAGGAACTGACCCGCACCCGGAAGGTCCGG
The DNA window shown above is from Thermoanaerobacterales bacterium and carries:
- a CDS encoding AMP-binding protein, which encodes MREETLPQLLYRNATRYGRKVALREKDYGIWQPISWLEYLEQVRLFALGLAALGFGRGDKLAIIGDNRPEWVWSELAAQSLGGVAVGLYQDSLPRELAYVIDHSDAVLLVVEDQEQVDKMLEIKDRMPRVRRVIYYDPKGLKNYRDDLLLSFTAVQEMGGRFGEEHPGYFEAALEEGRGEDVAIIAYTSGTTGAPKGAVLTHANLLNMARSLLSIDPRTDRDEFLSFLPLAWLGEQMMSISAGLWSGMTVNFPEEPETVQQNLKEIGPHVVFSPPRIWEDMVSRVQVKIKDASRLKRTAYRVMMPVGYRMADCRFTGRRPSILLRFLYFWADLVLFSGIKDHLGLTRLKHAYTGGAALGPDVFRFFHALGVNLKQIYGQTEIAGISVTHRDGAIKFHTVGVPIPGTEVRISEEGEIISRSPSVFLGYYKDEAATAAALKDGWLHSGDAGYLDEDGHLVVIDRLKDVMRLSDGSAFSPQFIENKLKFSPYIKEAVALGRDRPFVAAMLNIDMGNVGKWAEDRQIPYTTYIDLATKAEVRDLLAGEVARVNHDLPPAGRVRRFVILHKELDADDEELTRTRKVRRGFVAEKYAAVVEALYGAANAVQVETVVQYRDGRRTTIGTELVIVDMPEAGVE